From a region of the Chitinophaga caseinilytica genome:
- the uvrA gene encoding excinuclease ABC subunit UvrA yields MRTFVILMCAKVKSKEKTIEREPVIAPDEIFIKGARVHNLKNVSVSIPRNQMVVVTGVSGSGKSSLTMDTLYAEGQRRYAESLSAYARQFLMRMNKPDVDYIKGICPAIAIEQKVVTRTPRSTVGSMTEIYDYLRLLYSRAGQTFSPVTGQLVKKHEVADVVDYISKLPHGAKVQILVPFRQHANRKPLEELNILMQKGFSRLYAGGSLVRIEELLEEKAPKIAAETFVLIDRIVVKDFEEDDKHRIADSVQTAFYESEGYCTLEVDGKLGPVFSNRFELDGIQFEEPVPNLFSFNNPYGACPTCEGFGQVLGIDRDLVIPDKRLSVFEGAIAPWRGEKMGEYKEALIKAARKFSFPVHKPISDLTDEQLDLLWTGNEHFYGINEFFKMVEQNLYKVQYRVMQARYRGRTTCPTCNGARLRKEATYVKVSGKGISELVDMPVEKLKVWFDNLELSEYQQQVAKRILIEINHRLKTLLDVGLGYLTLNRVANTLSGGESQRIQLTRTLGSNLTNSLYILDEPSIGLHARDTHRLIRVLHELRNLGNTVVIVEHDEQIMEKADYIIDMGPLASHLGGEVIFAGTYPEILKDGKSLTGKYLSGHYRLEPPAHVRKWKRSIQLEGCRQNNLKNVDVEFPLGIFTVVSGVSGSGKTTLVKQILYPALMKLKGEFTDRVGQYRVMKGDMDYITQIEMVDQNPIGKSSRSNPVTYIKAYDEIRDLFSRQQLSKMRGFQPKHFSFNVDGGRCDTCKGEGEVIVEMQFLADVHLTCETCGGKRFKDEVLEVQYKGKNIYDILELGVDEAIEFFKDEKDVVSRIKPLSDVGLGYVKLGQSSDTLSGGEAQRVKLASFLGKGKAQGHILFIFDEPTTGLHFHDIKKLLDSFNALIEQGHSVLVIEHNLDVIRSADWVLDLGPEGGEGGGNLLYAGVPEGLKKVKESYTGKFL; encoded by the coding sequence ATGCGTACATTTGTAATCCTTATGTGCGCAAAAGTCAAATCCAAGGAAAAAACCATTGAACGTGAACCAGTTATAGCTCCTGACGAGATATTCATCAAGGGAGCGAGGGTGCATAATCTGAAGAATGTCAGCGTCTCCATCCCGAGGAACCAGATGGTGGTCGTAACGGGCGTCAGCGGTTCGGGAAAATCCAGCTTAACGATGGACACCCTCTATGCCGAAGGCCAGCGCCGGTACGCCGAAAGCCTCAGCGCCTACGCCCGCCAGTTCCTCATGCGGATGAACAAACCCGACGTGGATTATATCAAAGGCATCTGCCCCGCCATCGCCATCGAGCAAAAGGTCGTAACCCGCACCCCGCGCTCCACCGTTGGCTCCATGACCGAGATTTACGACTATTTGCGCCTGCTGTATTCCCGCGCCGGGCAAACCTTTTCCCCCGTCACCGGCCAGCTCGTCAAAAAACACGAAGTGGCCGATGTGGTGGATTACATCTCCAAACTCCCCCACGGCGCCAAAGTACAGATCCTCGTGCCCTTCCGCCAGCATGCCAACCGCAAACCGCTGGAAGAGCTCAATATCCTCATGCAGAAAGGCTTCTCCAGGCTCTACGCCGGCGGCTCGCTCGTCCGCATCGAAGAGCTCCTGGAAGAAAAAGCCCCGAAAATAGCGGCCGAAACCTTCGTGCTCATCGACCGTATCGTGGTCAAAGACTTCGAAGAAGACGATAAACACCGCATCGCCGACTCCGTGCAAACCGCCTTCTACGAATCCGAAGGATATTGCACCCTGGAAGTAGACGGTAAACTGGGGCCCGTGTTCTCCAACCGGTTCGAGCTCGACGGTATCCAGTTCGAAGAGCCCGTTCCCAACCTCTTCTCCTTCAACAACCCTTACGGCGCCTGCCCCACCTGCGAAGGGTTTGGCCAGGTGCTGGGGATCGACCGCGACCTCGTTATCCCCGACAAGCGCCTCAGCGTGTTCGAAGGGGCCATCGCCCCGTGGCGCGGCGAGAAAATGGGCGAATACAAGGAAGCCCTCATCAAAGCCGCCCGTAAGTTCAGTTTCCCCGTCCACAAACCGATCTCGGATCTGACCGACGAGCAGCTGGACCTCCTGTGGACCGGCAACGAGCACTTCTACGGCATCAACGAGTTCTTCAAAATGGTGGAGCAGAACCTCTACAAAGTGCAGTACCGTGTGATGCAGGCCCGCTACCGGGGCCGTACCACCTGTCCCACCTGCAACGGCGCCCGCCTCCGCAAAGAAGCGACGTACGTGAAAGTGAGCGGCAAAGGCATTTCCGAACTGGTGGACATGCCCGTGGAAAAACTCAAAGTATGGTTCGATAACCTCGAACTGAGCGAATATCAGCAGCAGGTGGCCAAAAGGATCCTCATTGAGATCAATCACCGGCTGAAAACTTTGCTGGACGTGGGACTGGGGTATCTTACCCTGAACCGCGTGGCCAACACGCTTTCCGGTGGTGAGAGCCAGCGCATCCAGCTGACGCGTACCCTCGGCAGCAACCTCACCAATTCCCTCTACATCCTCGACGAGCCGAGCATCGGCCTCCACGCGCGCGATACGCACCGGCTCATCCGTGTGCTGCATGAACTGCGGAACCTCGGCAATACCGTGGTGATCGTGGAACATGACGAGCAGATCATGGAAAAGGCGGACTACATCATCGACATGGGCCCGCTGGCGAGCCACCTCGGCGGCGAAGTCATTTTCGCGGGAACGTATCCCGAGATCCTGAAAGACGGGAAGAGCCTTACCGGCAAGTACCTCAGCGGCCATTACCGCCTGGAGCCGCCGGCACACGTCCGCAAATGGAAACGCTCCATCCAGCTGGAAGGCTGCCGGCAGAATAACCTGAAGAACGTGGACGTGGAGTTCCCGCTGGGGATCTTTACCGTGGTGAGCGGTGTGTCCGGATCAGGGAAAACCACGCTGGTGAAGCAAATCCTCTACCCGGCGCTCATGAAGCTGAAAGGGGAATTTACCGACCGGGTGGGCCAGTACCGTGTAATGAAGGGCGATATGGACTACATTACGCAGATCGAGATGGTAGACCAGAACCCCATCGGCAAATCGAGCCGCTCTAACCCTGTTACCTACATCAAGGCATACGACGAGATCCGCGACCTCTTTTCCCGGCAGCAGCTGAGCAAAATGCGCGGTTTCCAGCCGAAACATTTCTCGTTCAACGTAGATGGCGGGCGATGCGATACCTGCAAGGGCGAAGGCGAAGTGATCGTGGAAATGCAGTTTCTGGCGGATGTTCACCTCACCTGCGAAACCTGCGGCGGGAAGCGCTTCAAAGACGAAGTGCTCGAAGTGCAGTACAAAGGCAAAAATATTTATGACATCCTGGAACTGGGGGTAGACGAGGCCATCGAATTCTTTAAAGACGAAAAAGACGTGGTGTCGAGGATCAAACCTTTGAGCGACGTAGGTTTGGGATATGTGAAGCTGGGCCAGTCGAGCGATACGCTCTCCGGTGGCGAGGCGCAGCGTGTGAAGCTGGCGTCGTTCCTGGGCAAGGGCAAGGCGCAGGGGCATATCCTGTTCATTTTCGACGAGCCTACGACCGGTTTGCACTTCCACGACATCAAGAAGCTGCTGGATTCGTTCAACGCGCTGATCGAACAGGGGCACAGCGTGCTGGTGATCGAGCACAACCTCGACGTGATCCGCTCCGCAGACTGGGTGCTCGACCTGGGGCCGGAAGGGGGCGAAGGCGGTGGGAATCTGCTGTATGCCGGCGTTCCGGAAGGATTGAAGAAAGTGAAGGAAAGCTATACGGGGAAGTTCCTGTAA
- a CDS encoding DUF4293 domain-containing protein, whose product MIQRIQSLWLLLAAIAGVAVARFDLWKATYTKGATAGVDIFNATSNYMVFILLIIGILLSAVCIFLYKNRKLQFRLTVVNLLLSVGILALIYLKIGESAQKLAADGAVSIRGSYLIPAFLPVVIIVCLFLAARGIYKDEKLIKSLDRLR is encoded by the coding sequence ATGATACAACGCATACAAAGCCTTTGGCTCCTCCTTGCCGCCATCGCGGGCGTAGCCGTAGCCCGCTTCGATCTCTGGAAAGCCACCTACACCAAAGGAGCCACTGCAGGGGTAGACATTTTCAATGCCACGTCCAACTACATGGTTTTCATTTTGTTGATCATCGGCATCCTCCTGTCTGCGGTTTGTATCTTCCTGTATAAAAACCGCAAGCTGCAATTCCGCCTCACCGTGGTGAACCTGCTGCTTTCCGTCGGCATCCTGGCGCTCATCTACCTGAAGATCGGGGAAAGCGCGCAGAAACTGGCGGCAGACGGCGCCGTGAGCATCCGCGGCTCCTATCTCATCCCTGCGTTCCTCCCGGTGGTCATCATCGTGTGCCTGTTCCTGGCGGCAAGGGGGATTTACAAAGACGAAAAGCTCATCAAATCGCTGGACCGCCTCCGCTGA
- a CDS encoding NADP-dependent malic enzyme, with product MAKKLNKQDALDYHAKGRPGKIEVIPTKDTKTQWDLSLAYSPGVAEPCKEIARDVENVYKYTAKGNLVAVISNGTAVLGLGDIGPEAGKPVMEGKGVLFKIFADIDVFDIELNTKDVDEFVRVVKAMEPTFGGINLEDIKSPECFAIEDRLKKELKIPVMHDDQHGTAIISSAALLNALELVKKKIEKVKIVVNGAGAAAMACVRLYASLGAKPENFIMFDKDGVLNKQRTDLDDMKQVFATSSKFTTLAEAIKGADVFVGLSIGNVVTPEMVQSMAKNPIVFAMANPDPEISYEAATGARKDVIMATGRSDYPNQVNNVLGFPYIFRGALDVRATQINEAMKLAAVRALAELAKTPVPDIVNLAYNERNIVFGPTYIIPKPLDPRLLSTVAPAVAKAAMESGVATAPITDWEAYETELNNRLGLDNQLFRVIGSKARKDPRRVVFSEADNIKILKAAQVVADENIAIPILLGNEKKIRFLMEENSIEIEDVIIIDPKSDEMADKRHHFGELFFKKRQRKGLNLYEAKKIMRERNYFGCMMVETGEADALISGLTRKYPDTIRPALQVIGMEPGAKRVAGMYIIQTKRGPLFLADTTVNLNPTAEELAEITLMVAKEVKQFNMTPRIAMVSYSNFGSSQTAEAQLMSRAREIVKQKDPTLTVDGEIQAAMAFNKAVLKENYPFSELIDGDVNTLIFPNLAAGNVAYNLLQGVAGFDAIGPILLGMKKPVHILQLGSTVRQIVNMVLIAVVDAQTKCCKEVEATGKKK from the coding sequence ATGGCCAAGAAACTGAACAAGCAGGACGCCCTCGACTACCATGCGAAAGGGCGCCCGGGCAAAATCGAAGTCATCCCGACCAAAGACACCAAGACACAGTGGGACCTTTCGCTCGCCTACTCCCCCGGCGTGGCGGAGCCCTGCAAGGAAATCGCCAGAGACGTGGAGAATGTGTACAAATACACCGCAAAAGGCAACCTCGTGGCCGTTATCAGTAACGGTACCGCAGTGCTCGGCCTGGGCGACATCGGCCCCGAAGCCGGCAAGCCCGTAATGGAAGGAAAAGGCGTACTGTTCAAAATTTTCGCTGATATCGACGTTTTCGACATAGAACTGAACACCAAGGACGTAGACGAATTCGTGCGCGTGGTAAAGGCCATGGAGCCCACTTTCGGCGGCATCAACCTGGAAGATATCAAAAGCCCCGAATGCTTCGCCATCGAAGACCGCCTGAAAAAGGAGCTCAAGATCCCGGTCATGCACGACGATCAGCATGGTACCGCCATCATCTCCAGCGCCGCCCTGCTCAACGCCCTCGAGCTCGTGAAAAAGAAGATCGAGAAAGTAAAGATCGTGGTGAACGGCGCCGGCGCTGCGGCCATGGCCTGCGTTCGCCTCTACGCCTCCCTCGGCGCAAAACCCGAGAATTTCATCATGTTCGATAAAGACGGCGTGCTCAATAAACAACGCACCGATCTCGACGACATGAAACAGGTGTTCGCCACCAGCTCCAAATTCACCACGCTCGCAGAAGCCATCAAAGGTGCCGACGTGTTCGTAGGCCTGAGCATCGGCAACGTAGTAACGCCCGAAATGGTGCAGAGCATGGCCAAGAACCCCATCGTGTTCGCCATGGCCAATCCCGATCCGGAAATTTCCTACGAAGCCGCCACCGGCGCCCGGAAAGACGTGATCATGGCCACCGGCCGTTCCGATTATCCCAACCAGGTGAACAACGTACTGGGCTTTCCCTACATCTTCCGCGGCGCCCTCGACGTGCGCGCCACGCAGATCAACGAAGCCATGAAACTAGCCGCGGTACGGGCTTTGGCGGAACTGGCCAAAACCCCCGTTCCCGATATCGTGAACCTCGCCTACAATGAGCGCAATATCGTTTTCGGCCCCACATATATCATTCCCAAACCCCTTGACCCCCGCCTCCTCAGCACGGTAGCGCCCGCAGTGGCCAAAGCGGCCATGGAAAGCGGCGTGGCAACGGCCCCCATCACCGACTGGGAAGCCTATGAAACCGAACTGAACAACCGCCTCGGCCTCGACAACCAGCTGTTCCGCGTGATCGGCTCCAAAGCCCGGAAAGACCCGCGCCGTGTGGTATTCTCCGAAGCGGACAATATCAAGATCCTCAAGGCCGCCCAGGTAGTGGCCGACGAAAATATCGCCATCCCCATCCTGCTGGGCAACGAGAAGAAAATCCGGTTTCTCATGGAAGAAAATTCCATCGAGATCGAAGACGTCATCATCATCGACCCGAAAAGCGACGAAATGGCCGACAAGCGCCATCATTTCGGGGAACTGTTCTTCAAGAAACGCCAGCGCAAAGGCCTCAACCTGTACGAAGCCAAAAAGATCATGCGCGAACGTAACTATTTTGGCTGCATGATGGTGGAAACGGGAGAAGCAGACGCCCTCATTTCCGGCCTCACCCGCAAATACCCAGACACCATCCGCCCGGCGTTGCAGGTGATCGGCATGGAGCCCGGCGCCAAACGCGTGGCGGGGATGTACATCATCCAGACCAAGCGTGGCCCGCTCTTCCTCGCGGATACGACCGTCAACCTCAATCCCACGGCCGAAGAGCTGGCCGAGATCACGCTCATGGTAGCCAAGGAAGTGAAGCAGTTCAACATGACGCCGCGCATCGCGATGGTATCTTATTCCAACTTCGGATCGAGCCAGACGGCGGAAGCGCAGCTCATGAGCCGCGCCCGCGAGATCGTGAAACAGAAAGACCCGACGCTTACCGTAGACGGCGAGATCCAGGCGGCGATGGCGTTCAACAAAGCCGTGCTGAAAGAGAACTACCCGTTCTCCGAACTGATCGACGGCGATGTGAACACGCTCATCTTCCCCAACCTCGCCGCCGGAAACGTGGCCTACAACCTCCTGCAGGGTGTGGCCGGGTTCGACGCCATCGGCCCCATCCTGCTCGGTATGAAGAAACCAGTGCACATCCTGCAGCTGGGCTCAACGGTAAGGCAGATCGTGAACATGGTACTGATCGCCGTGGTGGACGCACAAACGAAATGCTGCAAGGAAGTGGAAGCCACCGGCAAGAAGAAGTGA
- a CDS encoding DUF2059 domain-containing protein, with the protein MKRTIFTLLFAAMAVGAKAQITDTAKVRELVDMLQGEKLMSNMVAMMESEFRKNLPQLDSIFYVELHQFAKPSDLTQMLVPIYAKYYSDAEIKQLIALYKTPLGQKMIAILPDITMESMKVGEAWGRNFAETLFGRFQERQEKLNAASGDDDVPPPPPVPPPPPAKRGK; encoded by the coding sequence ATGAAACGAACGATTTTTACGCTCCTGTTCGCCGCTATGGCTGTTGGAGCGAAAGCCCAGATCACGGATACCGCTAAAGTGCGGGAACTGGTGGATATGTTGCAGGGAGAGAAGCTAATGAGCAACATGGTGGCGATGATGGAATCCGAATTCCGTAAAAACCTGCCGCAGCTCGACAGTATTTTTTATGTAGAGCTGCATCAATTTGCGAAGCCATCCGATTTAACACAGATGTTGGTCCCTATTTACGCAAAGTATTATTCCGATGCTGAGATCAAGCAATTGATCGCGCTGTATAAAACGCCGTTGGGACAGAAGATGATCGCAATTCTTCCCGACATCACCATGGAATCTATGAAGGTGGGCGAAGCATGGGGGCGTAATTTCGCAGAAACTTTATTCGGCCGGTTTCAGGAGCGCCAGGAAAAGCTGAATGCTGCTTCAGGTGACGACGATGTTCCGCCGCCGCCTCCCGTTCCGCCACCACCGCCGGCGAAGCGCGGCAAGTAA
- a CDS encoding DUF2059 domain-containing protein translates to MKKLLFTGMFAAAALGASAQESAKSIKIRVLLSLNGTSRVSMNAVQQIMAQYRKAYPTLDTAIWKRIEGYYNEKDLTNLMVPIYERNFSETEVDEMIYFYKTDVGKKMVEKMPLITRQSQEAGKIWGEHIAAKIQKDIEAASK, encoded by the coding sequence ATGAAAAAACTACTGTTCACAGGGATGTTCGCGGCCGCCGCGTTGGGCGCCTCCGCACAGGAATCCGCCAAATCGATCAAGATCCGTGTGCTGCTGAGCCTCAACGGCACTTCGCGCGTGAGCATGAACGCAGTGCAACAGATCATGGCGCAGTACCGGAAAGCTTATCCCACGCTGGATACGGCCATCTGGAAGCGGATCGAAGGATATTACAACGAAAAAGACCTCACCAACCTGATGGTGCCCATTTACGAGCGGAATTTCTCGGAAACCGAAGTGGATGAAATGATCTATTTCTATAAAACCGACGTGGGCAAAAAGATGGTGGAGAAAATGCCGCTCATCACCCGGCAGTCGCAGGAAGCCGGCAAAATCTGGGGGGAGCATATCGCCGCCAAAATCCAGAAAGACATCGAAGCCGCATCGAAATAG
- a CDS encoding MlaE family ABC transporter permease gives MEFRFFYHFGRFLLMLKGMFSRPENMRMYWKEFMKQCVDIGIGSLGIVVIISTFLGAVTTVQTAYQLVSGFIPKSTIAMVVRDTMIIELAPTMICIVLGGVVGSKIASELGNMRISEQIDAQEIMGINTKAYLIGPKILAALLTIPALVVIAAFLGIFGGLEAGKLSGILSHEQFMEGLRSSFDGYNVFFALSKSYTYAFIISSIPAYYGYHVQGGALEIGKASTTAVVISCVMILFADYALAAMLL, from the coding sequence ATGGAGTTCAGGTTTTTTTATCATTTCGGCAGGTTTTTGCTGATGTTGAAAGGGATGTTCTCCCGCCCGGAGAACATGCGGATGTACTGGAAGGAGTTTATGAAACAGTGTGTGGACATCGGGATCGGGTCCCTGGGTATCGTCGTGATCATCTCCACATTCCTCGGCGCCGTAACTACGGTGCAAACGGCTTATCAGCTGGTGAGCGGGTTCATCCCGAAGTCGACCATTGCGATGGTGGTGCGGGATACGATGATCATCGAGCTGGCGCCTACCATGATCTGTATCGTGCTGGGGGGCGTTGTGGGGTCGAAGATCGCGTCGGAACTGGGGAACATGCGCATTTCGGAACAGATAGACGCGCAGGAGATCATGGGGATCAATACCAAGGCTTATCTCATCGGGCCCAAGATCCTCGCCGCGCTGCTCACGATCCCCGCGCTGGTGGTGATCGCCGCCTTCCTGGGGATTTTCGGGGGGCTGGAAGCCGGCAAGCTGAGCGGCATCCTTTCGCATGAACAGTTCATGGAAGGGCTCCGCAGCTCGTTCGACGGCTACAACGTATTCTTCGCCCTGAGCAAATCCTATACTTACGCCTTCATCATTTCCAGCATTCCGGCCTATTACGGATACCATGTGCAGGGTGGCGCCCTCGAGATCGGGAAAGCCAGCACCACCGCGGTGGTGATCAGCTGCGTGATGATCCTTTTCGCCGACTATGCCCTCGCAGCCATGCTGCTGTAA
- a CDS encoding ABC transporter ATP-binding protein: MIELKNIRKSFGEKEILKDVSATMEAGKTNLIIGASGSGKTVLMKCMVGLIPVDSGQVLYNGEDFTAMDDNAKKPIRQAIGMLFQGSALFDSMTVEQNVMFPLDMFSSMSYKEKRKRMQECLDRVELKDANKKFPAEISGGMKKGSASPGRSSSTRNICSWTSPIPASIRKLPS; encoded by the coding sequence ATGATAGAACTGAAAAATATCCGCAAAAGCTTTGGAGAAAAGGAGATACTGAAGGATGTGTCCGCCACGATGGAGGCCGGGAAAACCAACCTCATCATCGGCGCCAGCGGCAGCGGCAAAACAGTGCTCATGAAATGCATGGTGGGCCTGATCCCGGTCGATAGCGGCCAGGTGCTCTATAACGGGGAAGACTTCACCGCCATGGACGATAACGCCAAAAAGCCCATCCGCCAGGCCATCGGCATGCTATTCCAGGGCTCCGCGCTCTTCGATTCCATGACCGTGGAGCAGAACGTCATGTTCCCACTCGATATGTTCTCCAGCATGAGCTATAAGGAAAAACGCAAGCGGATGCAGGAATGCCTGGACAGGGTAGAGCTCAAAGACGCGAACAAAAAATTCCCGGCCGAAATCAGCGGCGGGATGAAAAAAGGGTCGGCATCGCCCGGGCGATCGTCCTCAACCCGAAATATCTGTTCGTGGACGAGCCCAATTCCGGCCTCGATCCGCAAACTTCCCTCGTGA